From one Bdellovibrionales bacterium CG10_big_fil_rev_8_21_14_0_10_45_34 genomic stretch:
- a CDS encoding thiol reductase thioredoxin, with the protein MENLTIASFKEKVFDYEKSKDWTFKGSRPAIIDFYADWCGPCKALAPVLDSVSKDYAGKVDVYKVDTETQGELAGLFGVRGIPAILFVPVNGEPSMASGFMPRESFDKAIGQLFGL; encoded by the coding sequence ATGGAGAATCTCACCATAGCATCATTTAAAGAAAAGGTGTTCGATTATGAGAAAAGTAAGGACTGGACATTTAAAGGCAGTCGCCCTGCGATAATTGACTTTTACGCAGATTGGTGCGGGCCGTGCAAAGCATTGGCTCCAGTTTTAGATAGTGTATCGAAGGATTACGCAGGTAAGGTAGATGTTTACAAAGTAGATACAGAAACTCAGGGGGAGCTGGCTGGCTTGTTCGGAGTAAGGGGCATACCTGCTATTTTGTTCGTACCCGTTAATGGCGAACCCTCTATGGCGTCTGGATTTATGCCAAGGGAGTCGTTCGATAAAGCTATCGGGCAGCTTTTTGGTCTTTAA
- a CDS encoding DUF2892 domain-containing protein gives MTKNVHSVERGIRIVLGVTFVSLAFVGPANKWFLLGLIPVATGLLGWCPPYAMFGINTCNLGKKGTSGS, from the coding sequence ATGACGAAAAACGTACATTCCGTAGAACGCGGCATTCGAATTGTTTTAGGGGTAACGTTTGTAAGTTTAGCGTTTGTGGGACCCGCCAACAAATGGTTCTTACTTGGTCTAATTCCGGTAGCAACTGGACTGCTGGGCTGGTGCCCGCCTTATGCAATGTTTGGTATTAATACTTGCAATCTTGGAAAAAAGGGAACCTCAGGTTCCTGA